GCGGCGCACGCCTGTGGAGCAAAAACCAAGCGAGGCGATGGCGACGAGCGAACCAGCATGAGATCCAACAAAGCTGCCATGGCGTGCGTGATCTCGCTAATTTCTGTTGCTTGCAGCTGGATTTCTGAATCCTGAGAGTGTTTGTGACCTGGTGTGCGCTGCTCCCCTCTGCTCGCGCAATGGCAATACTGTTTCTATGATTTTCAGGAGAGTGTGTGTGGACCGTGGAGGGGGCAGTTGTCCCAAAAAAAAAATTACAACTAAGGCTGCGTTTGGCAACGAAGTTTTTCTATAGTTTTACAAGAAATACCGTGGTTTTCAATAAAACTGCTGTTTTAAATACTTTTTTTTGCGAGAAATTTTTTgatttattcatcttcaatcatggcagtacaacgaataccaaaaataatagaaattacatccagatccgtagaccacctaacgacgactaccagcactgaagcgagccgaaggcgcgccgccgtcatcgcccctccatcgtcggagtcgggcacaacttgttgtagtagacagtcaggaagtcgtcgtgctaaggccccgtaggaccagcgcaccagaacagcaaccgccgcagataAAGAATAGTGTAGATCAGAAAGATCAATCCAAAGACACACGAacttagacgaacaacgacgagatccgagcaaatccaccaaagatagatccaccGGAGACACGCCTCcatacgcccaccaacgatgctagatgcaccgccggaacgggggctaggcggggagactttTATTCCATCTTTAGGGAATTTAAATACTTTGATGTGTTGCATGAACAAATATGACAGTTTTAGAAACTGTAGTTTTCTTGAAACCATGTTTTTTTTTTGCTGTCTTGAAAAAAGAGGTTGGGACCTCTTTTTTGTAAACAGAGAAACGCACACGCTGCGTTACTTTGCTCTCCCCTGCAATTTTTTCTGATGAGCCCATCTTCCAGCCGGCCTTTTGATGTGCAATTCATCCATCTTCTCTCCTACCATGGACAAATGTGCAATTCATCCATCTTCTCTCCTACCATCAACCCCACATTGCATGGGCCGGGTGGGGCGGGGGGCGGCTGCATTCCGACGAGACGGCAGTGGGGAGGTGGGAGGGGGCTGtgttccggcggggcggcggcggctcgacgGAAACTTTCAGGTGGTTCCTAGCCTGCCAAAAATTTAAGGAAAGAAACACTTCCATAAACCCGAGGGAAGTTGGGGCCAAGTTAGCAGGATCCTGTAAATTTATTCCACGTCTACTCGAATTCAGttagcatgtactccctctgtaaagaaatatagcgTATATAGATCACGAAGCGAAATACTACTGCACTCGATCCAACGAATCGTCCACGTAAAAAGGGAGAACATGAACGAACGGCAAAGTAGACAACACGGCGGCCAAACAAAATTCAGGTGTCATCTCTGGCCTCCCTCGTTCAAAATTCAGGTGCTCGGCATCACAACAAAACACGATTACCAGCTCACAGAAGGAACCACTACATTTTTCATTTATACCGAATGCGTAGCCTAAGAGAAACTGAAAAAGTTTAGCTAGAAACTGAAAAACGAGATGAAACCGGGCGCAAAAAAAAACCCGGCAGCTCACCGGAAGAACCAACTGCATTTTTTTGTATAACCGAAACGCATCATCTAAAAGAAACACAGGATCATTGTCACACTGCAAGAACCACTGCATTTCCCATTTATGCAAAATGCGTCCATCATCCAAAAGGAACGCGAAGCCAAAACAGACAGACAGACAAGGGTTCCCCCTGTCCTGTCAGGAGATCAGAGCAAGTTTAGCTAGCAGAAGAAGCACGAGGGCTGCTGAGTTTTCTGAACCCATATCTATATACATGCAAAAGTAGGCGTCCAGTTCTTCTGTCATTGTGTCCGAGGTGGCGAAACTTCAGAAGAGGTGAACTGACAGGACTCCTGCTCTGATCTTGCTCTACTCTGCGTCAACATTCGGGTGTCGCAGCGCATTGTAAGCTGAATTAGCAGAAATAAATGACTAAGTTAGGCGGAAGACCGAAAACAAATAATAATATAAGGGATGATAAGATCAAGACAAAAAAACTGAAAACCTATAACAAGGTCAAAAAGAAAAAACCTGAAACTATATAACGTGCAAGGAACTAACTACACAGCAAATGTTACAAAATGACTAGCCTTTTAGGTTCCATAATTTCTACTAGCAGCAAATGTTACAAAATGGACGAACTGAATTATCTGAATCAAGAACAGAAATGTGGAACCAGTAATTTTTACTAGCTTCAGACCATCTTTTGCCATGTGTCCACACACTGATAAGTCGACATGTCATTTACTATTTCCATTCAACTACTTTTAATTTTCAGACGAGTTCCAAAATCCTAATAAAACCTATCATAAAATCCTTTTTCCAAGCATGATCAGATTAGCACTCCGCTAAAGTAAGACTccagatatcatgttcatgcagcaAATAGTCTCTACACCAACATCTGTGCATTTTGCATCAACAGATTTCAAGACCACCAGCACGTTTCTTGCCAAAGGATATCATCAGTAGGAAGCAGATCAACAAATCCAAATCTCAGAGTTTTACAAAACAATACGGAGTAAGAAAAATAACAAGACCGAGAATACATCTCATGTGCAAAACCAGAAAATAATATAGTGTGCAGAAACTAGATTTAATTTAGTATTGTAGGAACTTGAATTTTGTTCATAGGTTAATCCAACCCAACTAAAAATGGTCTAAATACGGATAACTCTGTCTTCTCTGTTAAGGCTGAAAAGAGATTAATCAACTGACTGTTGATTGTGAGTAGTATGAAACCAACACTTTTGATATCAAGGTTTGTGCGTAAACATGCTATCAAATGATCTGGTCCCCCAATAACCATCTAGCCACAGACTACAGCAGTTATCTACAAGACTACAACGGAGACTATAGCAATTTCAGTAAACTGTTTCAGTTAACTATTTTGCAGACTACAGCAATTTCAGTAAACTGTTTCTCAGACTATAACAGTTTCAGCAAACTGGTTCAGGCACAAGCAGATTAGCACCCCCAATAAAATACAACCTCAAAGATCATGGCCATACAGCAAATAGTTCATAAAAAATTCAATCAAGGCTACTGGTTCAGTGGCTCTCACCTGGGGTCCCGGACAGGAACACGACGATCCAGAAGGTCGGTAAGAGGTCGCCGCGGGGCAGGTCGACGAAGAGCGGGGTCAGACGCCCGTGGCGGCCCGCTTGGACGCACATTACGAGGTCGAAGGGTTGACGGCCTTCCAGGACGAAGCGGGTGTGCCTGGCCACCTCGTTCCTCAGGTGGAACACGGACCTCCCCCTGAACTGGAACGTGGACCAGCAGTACTCGGTGTAAATGGGGCCGTCGGGCTCCGACACCATGTACCGGATCTGCCGCCACATCACCGGCTCGCGCCAGAAAATCGTCGGAGGGGGGCTCTGCAGTTTGGTAGCAAAGAACCATGGTTACGGTCGCTAATGCTCTGAATTTTCAAGACACCAAGAACCCAATTCGCTCAATCGTCAGGCTCCGCTGGAAGCAATTCGAGAGTAATCAAGAAGCGGGTCATGGCGAGCTCACCTGAATCGGGCCTGGAAGGCCAGGCGTGCCGTCTCTGGCGGGGATGGGCTCGACGGTCCAGTACATCATGGCGCTGACGTTGTCGCTGGCCTCGACGGTGACGCCGGTGTTCCAGGGGCGGTACTTGCCGTTGGCGCGGAGGTAGCGGCCGCCGGCGTCGCGGAGCAGGACGTCGTCCCCGAAGCCGGACCTGACGGCCCGCCACATGATGGCCTGCACCTCCGTATGGTCGTATTCGCGCTGCCCGGCGCGGAAGCCGCGGTGGCCGCGCGGCGCCCGCGTGGCCGTGGTGGCGAGGTAGCGGCCGTAGGTGGCGCTGTAGAGGAGCAGGTACACGCCGTTGCCGTTGTAGATGTGCACCGTCCACGCCTGGCTCAGCGAGGCGCGGCGCTCGCGGAGGGAGACGCCCTGGACGTCGTCGTCGGCGTGGAGGTACTTGCCGAGCACGCGGCTCCGCAGCCGCACGTGGTGCCCGTCGTGGAACCGGTCCATCGGTCGCCGCCGGAGGGGCGCTGCGCGGTGGAGAGGGAGGCGGGGGGCGAGACGGAGGTGGGGACGGCGGATTCTTGCTTTCTTggggctccggcgaggaggaggaaagGGGAGGGAAAAGCCGTTGGGCGCCAAGGCGGGGTATTTCAAGGTACCCGAAACCGTCGCCGTACCGGGCCTTGGGCACAAGGTGGGCTTGAGGGCCGTTTGCTCGGCCCGGCCCACACCACGAGAGCGGCGGTCTTCTCTCTGTTCCTCCCGCACAGGCCCACGCGCGGCGGCGACGGCCGTGGTCGGCAGCGCCGCTCCTTCCCTTCCCCGGCAAGCCTCTCCCTCCGCGCCTCCCCATCACGCCGGCCCGGACGCACGGAACAGCCGGCGGCATTGCGCCCTCTCCTGGCGCGGGCGTGGCGAGGCAGCGAGACAGCGGCGATGGGCCAGCGAACCACCATCAGATCCGGCGAGGCGCGACTGCTACGGCATGAGCGTGCGGCAAGCTAATGGATTCGCGCGGGTGGACTGCTGCTGATATTGGTGGCTTGGTGGCGTGTTCTACAGTACTGTTGTGTGCTCGGTTACTGAATGCCTCCTGCTGAATGTCAATTCTCAATGTCGTTTCATCGTTTTGTAATTGTGCTAGAGTAAAATGCAAGCGCGGTCCTAATTCTTTTCTGAAAGTGTCACCTGGGTCTTAATTTTTTCAAAATGCATATCTGAGTGTCAGAGTAATGGGACACGGGTAGACTAACCCgaagcccagaacctttcaagacatcggggctgactaCGCCCCTCAAGATGCCAAGATGGAGAGCCGCCTTCTGGAGGCCGGCTGGAGGAACAGCCGACTGCTCGTATGTGGCCGAGTCCTGGAGGCGAGGTCAAGACAAGCCGACTCTCACCTGGCGGCTTCCAAAGAAGCCGGCCACGGGAGTCAGCCCACGGCACCgacaaagcccatgccctcatcaagggggacgggacggggagtggctacagtgaatcccactccctccccttttcaggggctggcgtggccacagtgcgctgTATCAGGGAGATCTCCGTCcgaggcggcactgttgccatgccatccctgacatcagcaccagtgggcggagtcctgcacccacgacggtctGTCAGTACGGCCCAAGGACGATGGGCCCTATCAGTCAGCGAGAgcccagaagacggcaagagcacTACCAGTCAGACCCGATGGGAGTCGGCCCCTgggagtcggcctgcccctcccacaggtcccacgcgccattaaccagacgagacggggagtggctacagtaatcgcccgccaggcggcggagcTGTAGCCACGACCCCCTGACCGAGcttgcgtcattagaggcacggctacagtaatcagcagccggcaagacccgcaagcggtgagtacggcctgtcggctccgtaccggaccagtcggcggggcccaccagtcggcgggccccaacagTCGGTGAAGAAGCCGACGACCGAagtgactgacggctgggccctgcgcccagccggattaccattgtacccctggggggtaggcctatataaacccccagggcacccatgcaaaggggtccgacccattagaactagaccagatcatagtgggaggagagagctagtcttgccttctcctacctctagcatatagctcgaggagcacctttgtattcactttgccttagtgatcatgcggagaccccgcagagcaggactaggggtgttatctcctaggagagccccgaacctgggtaaagtacgccagcgttcgtgtctacgcctcatcccgcttccgggcaccggcgacgttctactcgctcccaccatgataagccatcccttggcatatgtcgcacccaacccccgacatttggcgcccaccgtgaggcgaggtgcaccgtcgtccggagacctgttctggacgggaacccttttcctccctggagagcgcagccagcccggcacgccagacggagtctgcgccgacgcgctgcatggcgcggaaatcgcctgcgcggccagttgcctcgccgatcttgttggcgaggttcgcctctccgatgagcccgcGTCCGACGCGGGCACGGGCGGCCTCGAGAGCCTCCTTGCGGGCCTCCTTGATCAACTCCACATCACCAGCGAGccagctgtggacttggagtccgtaggctccaccgacccgatgttgttcgactccgacaccgcgtcgctcgacgcgttccccaccaacgtggtggtctaccgtcacggaggtgcttgtcatcggTCACGGCGAGCACTCCGGCGGAGGTGCTCGTGACCCGCTCGACGCAGAgctgcaagacctgactgcgcccattcccgaagacgccgatgccgagacgctggaggcacgccgccttcagcttgtcgaaggcgccaagaagctggccagcatgagacgcctgtcagaggcctaccagcgtgagatggaccaCGCTGTGGGTGGCACGCCGGCTCcagctgggcctagccgccttgtCACGGTCCAGCAGCggggcgtggccatcgccaacctgttcgaggCAAATTGTCCCGTCTACGCCATGCCTGCGGAAAACATCTGAGCCGCCCAAGCGGCAGCAGATGAGCTGGACAAGTTCTAGGGCGAAGAACGTCGCCTGATGACGGAGCACGTCCAGCGACTCCTTGACACGACTGCCGAGCAGAACAAGGCCGGTTGCCGCACTAATGCGCTGCATCGGCAGAATGACGACCTCCATCCCCGCCGAGACCAGGGCGCGATAGCCGACTGGTGGCgtccgcggaagaaaagacaaggagccggctgctagccgcagtcggactcgcattaccatagagcgcgaccaagtcAGCCGCCCAAGAGTAGTGGAACAAcgagacgactgtccgcctcctccccctcgcagggaaaggcgagtctccccgccgcctgttgatcacccgacactcggcgaccgccttggccgccgagaaggagtcggagagaacgatgctcgccatcggatcgaccgcctccaccgatccctggcgctagaagaagaagatgagttggctccgccttgcttcggcccccgcattcgggacgagcctttccccaaagggttcacgctcccaagagacacgcccaaatacaccggctccgtgaagccggagaacTCGCTGGTTgattactccacagccgtcagcatagcaaacggtaacaagcgtgttgccgtgaagtacgttccgctcatgctccagggcacagcccggacatggctgaacagcttgaagccccgcagcatcaacagttgggttgacTTCACCGACGCCCTCGTCCGCAACTTCACAGCACGtataagcggcctcccaagcctcgccagctctccttgtgcgtgcaaggccccaacgagtcaactcgcgactacctcatgcgctGGACCGAGCTTCGTAACTCCtgtgaaggcgtgcacgaggtgcaggccatcgagtacttcaccgcagggtgccgagaaggcaccctcctcaagcacaagcttctctgcgatgagccggagaccctcgatgagctgctgatcatagcagataaatatgcgacggccgactcctccatgaaggcagagatcCAAGTTAGCGCGACTGGCAAAGTAGCCCCACAAGCTCCCCGAACCCCGGCCGGAGACGCCAGTCGGCgtcaacagcagaacgaccacaagcgcaaggccacgcagccggcttccaccagccggcaggtggcgacaatcGAAGACtagcagccggaagggcagcctccgcctaaacgtcagaagggcggcaagcccaactggttgccggctttctcatatgagcagactttggatgctccctgcaaattccatagtggtgggaagccgtccaaccacaccactcggaagtgccactggctcactaggatcgccaagggagagggCCTCTTGCCTCCcccacctgctgggcagccgcctccgcctctgctCCAGCAGTCGGCGGTCAGACCAGTCGATgcaatacaagacgagtacccagaagagcatggagcctatgttgtgttcaccagcgtggccgatgatcgacgcaacaggcggcagcagcagcaagaagtgaatgcggtaGCATTAGagaccccagagttcatgcattggtctgagaagcccattagctggagcagagctgaccacccggaAGTAATGCCCAAACCCAGCTCCTATGCCTTGGctttggacgccacctttgccacaaacaggcgagctgctcgtttctcccgagtcctgatagacggcggcagcagcatcaacatcctgtacaaggataccatggagaaattaggaatcagacAGAGGCAGATTCAGTCCAGTCGGacagtattccatggcatagttcctggcctttcctactcaccaatcggcaagatcctgatagacatcctcttcggagacaaagatcacttccgccgagagtcagtttggtttgaggtggtggaccttgagagcccataccgtgcgttacttggccggcctgccctggccaagttcatggctgtcccccactatgcctacctcaagatgaagatgccgagttccaaggggattctgaccatagctggcgactacaagaagtcgtccgcctgcgcagcagagagcagtcggctggccaagTCCCTCGTGGTcgtagctgagaagcggctccttgaccgggttgtggcgatggcaagcaagcagccggagatgttgcccgatcccaaggagtcggaagttgagggcttgttcaagccggccaaagagacaaagaagatacccttggacccggagcacccggagaggtacgctgtcgtaggtacaaacctcgacagcaaataggaaggcgagctcgtcgatttcctccgtgagaattgggacatctttgcatggtcccccaaagacatgccgggtgttctgacggatttcgccgagcacaagttacatgtctgatctgatgccaaaggcgacaagctcaagtatgtgctgcaaatccattttgccgcctccaacaatgttgccgaatacgaggcactcattcacgggctccggcttgccaaagaactcggcattcgcgggatcctgtgctatggtgactctgacttgatggtccagcagtcgtcaggcgactgggacgtcaaagatgcaaacatggctagctaccgcttcctcgtacagcaattcagtggatattttgaagggtgcgagtttctccatgtgccaacaaacgacaacgagcaagcagatgccttggcacgaatcggctctacccgtcaagcaataccgtccggcatcgcccttcaacgcctcctcaagccgtctgtcaagccatcgtcAAAGTCAAATtctatctttgtgccggctcctcctgaagcagtcggatccgacttgagagcCCAAGCAGCCGGCACGGGAATTCTGGCAGGCAGCCCAGGGATCGCGGCAGTCGCACCCAGCCCGGGGACtttagaacccggcccggggactatagCGGTCAGCGCgaagacttcagaacccggccgggGGACTGCGccaatcggcccggggacttcatcagcccagcaagcggctgccgactccaacccgctgcctcccggcccagccgccctcgtccaagtcgcagtcctGACAGCTGCAGAAatcgcagcaccttcatgggcccagcccatcctcaaattcctagtgaacaaagagctgccaactgatgagatcttggctcggcaagtgcaacgccgggcagcagcctacaccatagtcaacagagagcttgtaAGGCACAGTGTCACCGGTGTCTACCAGCACTGCGTGGagccggaccaaggccaagcaattctcaaagacatccatcaaggcgagtgtggccaccacgcggcttcaagagcacttgtcgccaaagccttccgccatggtttcttctagccgactgctctagaagacgccaaggacttggtccaaaaatgcaaagggtgccaaaagttccgttccaagccacatcagtcggcttctgcactcaagactattcccattgcctggccctttgctgtttggggcctggacatggtgggaccattcaagacggcacgaggcggctTGACTCActtgcttgtcgcggtggacaagttcaccaagtgaatagaagcaaaaccaatcaagaagttgaatggtccgactgctgtgactttcatctccgacatcacaatccggtacggcataccacacagcatcatcaccgacaacagcacaaaCTTCGCCAAGGGTGCCTTGGCCCATttttgcgcgacgcagggcatccgactggacttagcgtccattgcccatccgcagtcaaacgaccaggtagagcgagcaaacggcctcatcctgtccggcatcaagcctcgactggtcgagcctctagagcgttcggccggctgctggcttgacgagttgccagccgtcctctggagcctgcgcacaactccaaacaagtcaaccggcttcacgcccttcttcctcgtctacggtgccgaagccatcatcccaacggatatagaattcgactccccacgagtcaccatgtacaccgaagaggaggcgaaagaagcacgtcaagacggcgtcgatctgctggaagaaggtcggctgttggcactcagtcagtccaacatctaccagcagagcctgtgccgatactacaatcggaaggtcaagccgagatcttttcaagaaggagaccttgtgctccggctgatccagcgaacagccggccagcacaagctctcagcgccttgggaaggccccttcatcatcagcaaagtgccaggcaacgactcctactacctgatcgacgctcagaagcctcgagcgcgcAAGCGGGACGACTCTAGCAAGGAGACGGAGCGTCCATGGAATgcgaatctcctccgaagattttacagttgatgcagtatgtaccacgctaccttttgtattaaagtacgaagactccgggtcccccgagatgagcttggggactgccctcttttatctatatgataagaattatgcccatAAGTATGTTATtttttatgccgcttggcaccgggttcgagtaGTCGGCCCGAGGACTTGCCGTCTTGTACTATGAAatacttcctgcagccggacaagtagtgtgtggcacttaagccctctcctgtcagaagccgcagctcgcagagcgactgtctggtgggcaggagtaaggtagaatgggtgtccaCATGAAAATGACTAAGGACTCAAAGCGTGTACATAgtttaagccggcttccagcctttttacAACCGACTCTTGAGCAGCCGGCTCACCGTTTTCTACTCaacttgctaaaaaactctaaacagctaagtacttgctttcccaaaagaagctaagtacttgatccagcaatagtccgcagagcggctgtctagCTGGCAAGATGGCAATTGAGGGAAggaggcaaaggaaaaagccaaagagcaATAGGCAAGAAGAGACAGAACTCGGAAGATATTTACATAGCAAAGGCCCTTGACCGAAtcttcaaacagaagttcaagatacaccccgcgggtggaattgtgcaaattaacaagctcATCGAGACTATTAAGCAAATAAAAACAAAGACaaagtggcagcctaggaagcggcagaAGGGTTCGGAGGGTCGAAGGAGTCCGCGACGCCGGTTGGTGGAGTGGCCGGCTGGTCAGTCTCCGCATGATCGCCTCCAGTAGTAGTCGGCTCGGTTGGGCATGGCTCGTTGCTGGTGGCGCGGTCGAGCTAAGGTTGGCCGTCCGCTCCAAACCTCCTCTTCGCCCCCCCCCccgcctcgccctcttcctcgctactggagtcaatcacctccaccgagtcctcgccgtcgtctggattcagcccgaaccactccggcggcgcctcgtCGCCGTTCTCAGCCCGCTCTggaacgaagacgctggtgtcggtgtactcggcgatcgacgCCGCGTGCTTGACGAGATCGTCTTCCACGACCACCAACTCCTCCTGAGCTTCTTGCGGGAACATGGCTAGCCGGGCTAGACTCAAcacaggataccacgccttgacgaactccaaggcccggcgcgctccagctcgggccgaagagcccttccaggcctcaagactgtcggccgctacctccagccagtcgtcaGTCCGACTGGGAGTACACGGAgccggcatgtccggccacagggcggcaaccgcctgggcgccgacacaTTGAAGCCGGTGCAACATTCGGTGGGCCGGTCGtagacgagcctcgatgctcaggatctgcTCGTCAAGGGTTCGaggggcgtcggcggcgatcttCGCGCCATCCGCCCTCCGCCCTtcgcggtcagcctcgatggcttggttggcggcgttcgagtggccagggaagaagtgtgCCAAGGCAGGAGAGCAAAGAGCCAAATTAAATAATAGAAGCAGGCTCGACCAACAGCCGGCAGCTCGAAGAAGGAAAATGAGGGGAGGCTCACCATCGACGAgatcctcgatctcatggaagccagaAGTCAacatcgcctccttgtcggtccaggaggagtgcTCGGTCGCGAACTCAGCAAGGAGGGCGGTCTCCTTGACCTCCGCCTCTTTCTGggtcttcttgagcagctccttctgttcTGCCAGCTGCATGACCAGCTGGTCGCGCTCCTCAGCCAGCTTGCCGCacacctcctccttggcacgcatcgtggagttggcctcgcccagctgctgctgcaaggtggCGTTGGCCTCTGCGGAAGGAAAAAGGGAACAAAGTGTTAGTTGTCAACAAGGAagaaaggtcgccggggagatccggccagcagtcggcccgaatctcggggactatagcccgcaggtgcgccagcgcgcccccgcaaaaaaGAGTCATCAACAACAAAGAagaaaggtcgccggggagatccggcccgactgctcagcagtcgccccgaatctcagggactacagcccgtgggtgcgccaACACGCCCCTGCAGAAAAAgagaaggactcactccggctttctgacaagtcggcggtccg
This portion of the Triticum dicoccoides isolate Atlit2015 ecotype Zavitan chromosome 7A, WEW_v2.0, whole genome shotgun sequence genome encodes:
- the LOC119327985 gene encoding uncharacterized protein LOC119327985, producing the protein MDRFHDGHHVRLRSRVLGKYLHADDDVQGVSLRERRASLSQAWTVHIYNGNGVYLLLYSATYGRYLATTATRAPRGHRGFRAGQREYDHTEVQAIMWRAVRSGFGDDVLLRDAGGRYLRANGKYRPWNTGVTVEASDNVSAMMYWTVEPIPARDGTPGLPGPIQSPPPTIFWREPVMWRQIRYMVSEPDGPIYTEYCWSTFQFRGRSVFHLRNEVARHTRFVLEGRQPFDLVMCVQAGRHGRLTPLFVDLPRGDLLPTFWIVVFLSGTPAYNALRHPNVDAE